Proteins encoded by one window of Sorex araneus isolate mSorAra2 chromosome 3, mSorAra2.pri, whole genome shotgun sequence:
- the FLRT3 gene encoding leucine-rich repeat transmembrane protein FLRT3, producing MINPAWSIFLIGTKIGLFLQVAPISAMAKSCPSVCRCDAGFIYCNDRSLTSIPTGIPEDATTLYLQNNQINNAGIPSDLKNLLKVERIYLYRNSLDEFPTNLPKYVKELHLQENNIRTITYDSLSKIPYLEELHLDDNSVSAVSIEEGAFRDSNYLRLLFLSRNHLSTIPGGLPRTIEELRLDDNRISTISSPSLQGLTSLKRLVLDGNLLNNHGLGDKVFSNLVNLTELSLVRNSLTAAPVNLPGANLKKLHLQDNHINRLPLKAFADLRQLYRLDMSNNNLSNLPKGIFDDLDNITQLILRNNPWYCGCKMKWVRDWLQSLPVKVNVRGLMCQAPEKVRGMAIKDLNAELFDCKESAIASTIQITTTTPSTVYPVQGQWPAPVTKQPDQKNPKTSKDQRTTGIPARKTVMITVKSVTSDTIHIAWKLALPLPALRLSWLKLGHSPAFGSITETIVTGERSEYLVTALEPDSPYRICMVPMETSNLYLFDESPVCIEAETAPLQMYNPTTTLNREQEKELYKNPNLPLAAIIGGAVALVTIALLALVCWYVHRNGSLFSRNCAYSKGRRRKDDYAEAGTKKDNSILEIRETSFQMLPISNEPISKEEFVIHTIFPPNGMSLYKNNHSESSSNRSYGDYRDSGIPDSDHSHS from the coding sequence ATGATCAACCCAGCCTGGAGCATCTTCCTCATTGGGACAAAAATTGGGCTGTTCCTTCAGGTGGCACCTATATCAGCTATGGCTAAATCCTGCCCATCTGTGTGCCGCTGTGATGCAGGTTTCATTTATTGCAACGATCGTTCTCTGACATCCATCCCAACAGGAATACCAGAGGATGCTACAACTCTCTACCTTCAgaacaaccaaataaataatgCGGGGATTCCTTCTGATTTGAAAAACTTGTTGAAAGTTGAGAGAATATACCTGTACCGCAACAGTCTGGATGAATTTCCTACCAACCTCCCAAAGTATGTAAAAGAGTTACACTTGCAAGAAAATAACATAAGGACAATCACTTATGATTCCCTTTCAAAAATTCCTTACCTAGAAGAACTGCATTTAGATGATAACTCTGTCTCTGCTGTAAGCATTGAAGAGGGGGCGTTCCGAGACAGCAACTATCTCCGGCTGCTTTTCCTGTCTCGGAATCACCTTAGCACAATTCCCGGGGGTTTGCCCAGGACTATAGAAGAACTCCGCTTGGATGATAACCGCATATCCACAATCTCATCACCCTCTCTTCAAGGTCTTACTAGCCTAAAACGCCTGGTTTTAGATGGAAACCTATTGAACAACCATGGTTTAGGTGACAAAGTTTTCTCTAACCTCGTTAACTTAACAGAATTGTCACTCGTGCGAAATTCCCTGACTGCTGCACCAGTAAACCTTCCTGGAGCAAACCTGAAGAAACTTCATCTTCAAGATAACCACATCAATCGGTTGCCTCTCAAAGCTTTTGCTGACCTAAGGCAATTGTACAGACTTGATATGTCCAATAATAACCTAAGCAATTTACCTAAGGGTATCTTTGATGATTTGGACAATATCACTCAGCTGATTCTTAGAAACAATCCTTGGTACTGTGGGTGCAAGATGAAATGGGTACGTGACTGGTTACAATCACTCCCTGTGAAGGTCAATGTGCGTGGACTCATGTGTCAAGCCCCAGAAAAAGTTCGGGGAATGGCTATCAAGGACCTCAACGCAGAACTGTTTGATTGTAAGGAAAGTGCCATTGCAAGCACCATTCAGATAACCACTACAACACCCAGCACAGTGTATCCTGTTCAAGGACAGTGGCCAGCTCCAGTAACCAAACAACCAGATCAGAAGAATCCCAAAACCAGTAAGGATCAGAGAACCACAGGCATTCCAGCAAGAAAAACAGTTATGATTACTGTGAAATCTGTCACCTCAGACACAATTCATATTGCTTGGAAACTTGCCCTACCTTTGCCTGCTCTAAGACTCAGCTGGCTCAAGCTGGGCCACAGCCCCGCATTTGGATCTATAACAGAAACAATTGTAACAGGGGAACGCAGTGAATATTTGGTCACAGCCCTGGAGCCTGACTCACCCTATAGAATCTGCATGGTTCCCATGGAAACCAGTAACCTCTATCTCTTTGATGAAAGTCCAGTTTGCATTGAGGCTGAAACAGCACCTCTTCAAATGTACAACCCCACAACCACTCTTAAtcgagagcaagagaaagaactTTACAAAAACCCCAATTTGCCACTGGCTGCCATCATTGGTGGGGCGGTGGCTCTGGTGACCATCGCTCTTCTTGCTTTAGTGTGTTGGTATGTCCACAGGAATGGGTCTCTCTTCTCCAGGAACTGTGCATACAGcaaagggaggagaagaaaggatgATTATGCAGAAGCTGGAACTAAGAAGGACAACTCGATCCTGGAAATCAGGGAGACATCTTTTCAGATGTTACCAATCAGCAATGAACCAATTTCAAAGGAGGAATTTGTAATACACACAATATTTCCTCCTAACGGGATGAGTCTGTATAAAAACAATCACAGTGAAAGCAGTAGTAACCGAAGCTAcggagactacagagacagtgGCATTCCAGACTCAGACCACTCGCACTCATGA